In a genomic window of Gouania willdenowi chromosome 11, fGouWil2.1, whole genome shotgun sequence:
- the ldlrap1a gene encoding low density lipoprotein receptor adapter protein 1a has product MDALRSAGRALTRSPSVAKQSLTAGKHRKLPENWTDTRETILEGMTFNLRHLGMTLVDQPKGEELSTAAVKRIIATAKASGKKSQKVALKISPQGIVLSDRLTNKLLESVSIYRISYCTVDKLHNKVFAYIAQNTLNGTLECHAYLCSKRKVAQAVALTVAQAFTVAFELWQVAKEEKGKRAKSGSAGDTSSSSHSERSNSLGSLKGTDVATDNLLDFENDVNVTLEEDQLDNLKPSEANNNPDLGLDDRLNEAFSRLAVSRANPQVLDNGLMPHDWFIEPDWDGTNGNTPSNSRSPFGDDMLGF; this is encoded by the exons ATGGATGCACTGAGGTCGGCAGGGAGAGCCCTCACCAGGAGCCCCAGTGTGGCCAAACAGTCACTGACCGCTGGCAAACACAGAA AGCTTCCAGAGAACTGGACTGACACACGAGAAACCATCTTGGAGGGAATGACCTTCAACCTTCGTCACCTTGGTATGACACTGGTGGACCAGCCCAAAGGGGAGGAACTGTCAACTGCTGCAGTGAAGAGGATCATTGCCACG GCTAAAGCCAGTGGAAAGAAGTCCCAGAAAGTTGCCCTCAAAATATCTCCGCAAGGCATCGTCCTGTCTGACAGGTTGACCAACAAACTCCTGGAAAGTGTCTCCATATACAG GATATCCTACTGCACAGTGGACAAACTGCACAACAAAGTGTTTGCATATATTGCACAAAACACTCTGAATGGGACCCTGGAGTGCCACGCCTACCTCTGTTCTAAGAGGAAAGTG GCTCAGGCGGTGGCTCTGACAGTAGCTCAGGCCTTCACAGTAGCCTTTGAGCTCTGGCAAGTGGCCAAAGAAG aaAAAGGGAAGAGAGCAAAGTCAGGGTCAGCAGGAGATACGAGCAGCAGCTCCCACTCAGAGAGATCCAACAGCCTGGGCAGTCTGAAAGGCACAG ATGTTGCCACGGACAACCTCCTGGACTTTGAGAACGATGTGAATGTGACTCTAGAGGAGGATCAGCTGGATAACCTCAAGCCCTCTGAGGCCAACAACAACCCAGATCTG GGATTGGATGATAGGCTGAATGAAGCCTTCTCTAG ACTGGCAGTGTCGCGTGCTAACCCCCAGGTCCTGGACAATGGGTTGATGCCCCACGACTGGTTCATTGAACCGGACTGGGACGGAACCAATGGAAACACTCCCAGCAACAGCCGCAGCCCGTTTGGAGACGACATGTTGGGCTTCTGA